The nucleotide sequence GGACACCCGCTGCTTTCAAAGGCTCGAAGGCAACCGTCTGGCCGCCGGTTGACCGCCGATCTTACTTCTTCTTATGCCTGTCGGCCCGCAAACGTTTCTTGCGCTTATGGGTAGCGATCTTCGACCGCTTGCGCTTCTTACCACTCGGCACGTCTGTCTCCCTTGGGTTAGTTTTCTTTCTGTACTCGGTTTTTCAGATGATCTGACGGTTTGAAAACCGGCACCACGCAGGGTGGAATCCGGATCCCCGTTCCGGTTTTCGGATTGCGGGCGACGCGCGCCTTCCTTTCCTTCACCTTGAAAATGCCGAATCCACGCAGTTCGATCTTCTCGCCCCTTCCCAGCGCGGATGAAATCGAATCCAGCAACGCGTTCAGCACTTCCGCGGTGTCCACCTTGGTCATCCCGGTGGATTGTGCGATGCGAGCCACGATATCGGCCTTAGTCATACCAATCTCCTTGATCGTAGATGTTGCCGCATTATCGATACCGGTATTCGACGACGCCGGGTGAATACAGACCGGTCATCATCTCCATGTTATCCATCAGCATCTCGAAAAACGTCTTCGGCCGCTGACGGACTACGTTGGGCTTTTCCGAAAGGCCGGCCATCCTGCCGGCCAGGGCGATCGCGTCCTGGTAGGTCCCCAGTCGGTCCACGAGACCCAGGGGCAGCGCCTGGTTTCCGGTGTAGATCCGTCCGTCCGCCCGCTCGACCACCTCTTCGAGGGAAAGCGGTCGGTAACTGGCTACCGCGCCGACAAACTGGTCGTATACATCGTCGACGACGGACTGGACGATCCCCATTTCCTCGTCGGTCATACTGCGGCTCGGTGAACCTATGTCCTTGTGCCGACCACTTTTGACGACCTGCCAGTCGATGCCGATCTTTTCGAGCAGATCCTCCGCGCTCGGTGCGACGGTAATCACGCCGATGCTTCCGGTGATGGTGCCGGGGTTGGCCACGATGGAATCGGCCGCGCAGGCGATGTAGTAACCGCCCGACGCCGCCACGCTGCCCATGGAAGCCACGATGATCTTGCCCGCTTCCCGGGTCTTGCGCAGCTCGT is from Gemmatimonadota bacterium and encodes:
- the sppA gene encoding signal peptide peptidase SppA; protein product: MARKSDWIIGGLLGGGVLVIVIVMLLLIAGPMLSSDSSLSGMGGGRVALVEVRGAITRGDDTVRQIVKHREDDSVRAIVVRIDSPGGAVAPTQEIFDELRKTREAGKIIVASMGSVAASGGYYIACAADSIVANPGTITGSIGVITVAPSAEDLLEKIGIDWQVVKSGRHKDIGSPSRSMTDEEMGIVQSVVDDVYDQFVGAVASYRPLSLEEVVERADGRIYTGNQALPLGLVDRLGTYQDAIALAGRMAGLSEKPNVVRQRPKTFFEMLMDNMEMMTGLYSPGVVEYRYR
- a CDS encoding integration host factor subunit beta — protein: MTKADIVARIAQSTGMTKVDTAEVLNALLDSISSALGRGEKIELRGFGIFKVKERKARVARNPKTGTGIRIPPCVVPVFKPSDHLKNRVQKEN